The Hymenobacter oligotrophus genome segment GGCTGTTGCTGGGCCTGGTGCTACCGGGCCTGGCCTGCGCGCAAGGCCAAGCCGAAGTTGTTGCGCCGGATTCGGCCAGTGCCCCAGCCAACCCGCTAACCTGGTTTGGCTACGCCGACGCGTACTGGGGCTACGACATAGCTAACCGCGGCCAGCAAAGGCCCTTTTTCGTGTACGCCCACAACCGTAACCACGAGTTTGCGCTCAACAACGCCATTTTGGGGGCGCGCTACGCCGATGCACACGTGCGCGGGGCGGTGGCGCTGCACGCCGGCACGTATGTGGAGGCCAACTACGCTGCCGAGCCGCAAGGCCTGCGGCACCTGTACGAGGCATATGCTGGCTTTCGGCCGTTGCCCAAAACTTGGCTCGACCTAGGGATTTTTCAATCGCATATCGGGTTCGAATCGGCCGTTAGCAAGGACAACTGGACGCTCACCCGCTCGCTGATGGCCGATAATTCGCCCTATTACGAGGCCGGCGCGCGCTTCAGCTACGAGCCTACTGCAAAACTTACGCTAGTGGCATTGGTGCTGAACGGTTGGCAAAACCTGCGCGACAACAACCGGGCAAAAGCCCTAGGTACGCAGGTGCTCTGGAAGCCCAACAGCAAGCTTACCCTCAATTCTAGCACGTTTTTCGGCAACGAACAGCCGCAGGACTCGATGCGTCGGCGGCGCGTGTTCCACAACGCATACGCAAGCTATGCGGCTACTCCGCGCCTGGCCGTGGCGGCGGTGTTCGATGCGGGGTGGCAACAACGGGCAACCCGCGGCGGCGACGCGTGGTTTACCGGGGCTGCCTTTCTGCGCTACCGGCTGCACAGCAACTGGAGTGCTACTGCGCGGGCTGAGTTTTACCGAGCCGCCCGCGGGGTAATTATCCGCTCGGCCGCACCCCGGCCGGGCGAGCCAACTGTAAACCTAACCGGAGCCTCCCTGAACTGCGACTATGCCCCGCACGCCGCGGTGCTGTGCCGGCTCGAAGGCCGGGTGCTGCGCAGCGCCCAGCCGTTGTTCGAAAACCGCAACCAGCAAGCAAGGAATTACTACGGCAACCTCACCGCCAGCCTTGCCGTCAGTTTTTAGGTGAAAACCTACACGAGGAGGGCCGGATTATTTCCGCAAACGCATGCCGACGCAAAAAAAATACCCTCCGGGCGGGGCTTATTGCCTGAGCTTGGGACTGCCTAAGTTTAGGCACGGTCGCTTGCTGATAAATAGCCGATTATGCTGGGCCGAACGGTATTTGATTCTCGCCCAAACCACCCTGTAACAGCCAGCATAGTCGGTTTGGGCGGCAGAAATTCTAGGTATTCGTTTGGTCTTTTCGCAATCAGCTATTAGGTTTGCGCCACATTTGACGCCTCCTTAGCTCAGCTGGTAGAGCAACTGACTTGTAATCAGTAGGTCGCTGGTTCGATCCCGGCAGGGGGCTCATCTACGTCGAACGCCCTTGTAAATCCATGATTTGCGAGGGCGTTTTTGCGTGGCAGGCCCTAGGTGCCATCATCGGTTTGTGGGCCCGGCACCCAAACGCTGCCGAGCTGCGTTTAACTGCTCGCGTTGTACGTCAATTGCATTTCACCGAGCCTGGCATGCCTCAACCCAACTTGCACCTTCGGAGCGTCGAGGTGGTACGCTACATCACGCCGCTGCGCGAAGGCGGTTCGCTGCCTGCGCTGGTAGAGGCCGACGACGGCTTTATGTACGTGCTGAAATTTCGGGGAGCGGGGCAAGGAACCAAGGCCCTCGTTGCCGAGCTGATCGTGGGAGAACTGGCGCGGGCCTTGGGTTTGCGCGTACCCGAGCTGGTATTTTGCCACCTCCACGAAGCATTTGGCCGCACCGAACCCGACGAAGAAATTCAGGACCTGTTGCGCTTCAGCACGGGCCTGAACCTAGGGCTGCACTTTTTGGCCGGCGCCAGCACCTACGATCCGCTGGTAAACACACCTGATGCCAAGCTGGCCTCGCAGGTGCTGTGGCTCGATTGCCTGACGCTGAACGTCGACCGCACCGCGCGCAACACCAACATGCTGATGTGGCACAAGGAACTCTGGCTGATTGACCACGGCGCGGCCCTGTATGTGCACCACACCGGCCCGGGTTGGGCCGATGCGCCGCGCCGCAGCT includes the following:
- a CDS encoding porin, whose translation is MRKTVPWLLLGLVLPGLACAQGQAEVVAPDSASAPANPLTWFGYADAYWGYDIANRGQQRPFFVYAHNRNHEFALNNAILGARYADAHVRGAVALHAGTYVEANYAAEPQGLRHLYEAYAGFRPLPKTWLDLGIFQSHIGFESAVSKDNWTLTRSLMADNSPYYEAGARFSYEPTAKLTLVALVLNGWQNLRDNNRAKALGTQVLWKPNSKLTLNSSTFFGNEQPQDSMRRRRVFHNAYASYAATPRLAVAAVFDAGWQQRATRGGDAWFTGAAFLRYRLHSNWSATARAEFYRAARGVIIRSAAPRPGEPTVNLTGASLNCDYAPHAAVLCRLEGRVLRSAQPLFENRNQQARNYYGNLTASLAVSF
- a CDS encoding HipA family kinase — encoded protein: MPQPNLHLRSVEVVRYITPLREGGSLPALVEADDGFMYVLKFRGAGQGTKALVAELIVGELARALGLRVPELVFCHLHEAFGRTEPDEEIQDLLRFSTGLNLGLHFLAGASTYDPLVNTPDAKLASQVLWLDCLTLNVDRTARNTNMLMWHKELWLIDHGAALYVHHTGPGWADAPRRSFAQVKDHVLLPQATQLAAVNAECQLLLSPERIRAVVALVPDEWLNEPDLSPDEQRNAYVRFLENRVAASEIFVQEAENARQALV